A window from Bos mutus isolate GX-2022 chromosome 1, NWIPB_WYAK_1.1, whole genome shotgun sequence encodes these proteins:
- the LOC138988716 gene encoding LOW QUALITY PROTEIN: endogenous retrovirus group K member 8 Gag polyprotein-like (The sequence of the model RefSeq protein was modified relative to this genomic sequence to represent the inferred CDS: deleted 2 bases in 1 codon; substituted 2 bases at 2 genomic stop codons): MGQGNSRQLFVHMLKTMLKGRGIHVNKLQLEKFLLFIEEVCPWFPEEGTVSLETWKKVRKQLQTYYSLHGPNRVPVDAFSLWTLIRDCLDPEHEGHKIQTALRDSTRPEVTEPSAPPPEPLYAVPEETAYKAGGSDDVLSSDEQKELNEQAAQYHREDMPWEMMVNMESPPKKGELKHSGLSEEXLENLIQKIVITVKKDAQRDSHSSQPAPPAYPPSVLAGLDPPPPFVEPRELISIPASLPGKNIKIKSEILLSPLQQAIKRANKEGKHIPGFSGIYPVFENAQQQRYYEPLPFKQLKELKMACAQYGPTAPFTQAIIEALGNQNLSPNDWKQVARACLSGGDYLLWKSEFAEQCEITADINRRQGLNTTYKMMVGEREYQDTNSQLNYLPGVYPQISAAALQAWKKLPNSDKKTEDLSKIRQGPDEPYQDFVARLLETIGKMIGDEQAEMVLTKQLAYENANSACQAALRPYRKKGGLSDYIRICADIRPSYVQGITLAAALQGKTVKEVLYQQQKRDKTSGRLRIPGSGCFSCGQMGHQAAHCPQKQARRPAQTPNLCPRCKKDRHWARDCRSKTDLQGKPLPPVSGNWVRGQPQAPKQCYGAMQNLTKLETLQGQNAELLPSCSEQLQRVQDWTSDKILQFAHYHQFLFPKIIVSQPLADALTVFTDGSSNGIASLIIQDNTTTWHTNYKSAQEVKLFAVFQALLQISAPFNLYSDSQYIIRALNTIETVPFIGTLNSTIQTLFRDIQHLICSRVNKCYFGHIRAHSGLPGPLTRGNALADEATRMIFPSLKQMTKTSHSLPHQNNNSLRLQFGITRKAARQIVKQCQTCPQFFSVPHYGVNPRRLLPNDIXQMDVTHIPEFGKQKFVHVTIDTFSGFLHASLQSGEASKHCIAHCIKCFAVMGTPKTIKTDNGPGYTGKNFQLFCTQLSISHKTGIPYNPQGQGIIERAHQTLKHQLQKLKKGELYPNTPSNSLNHALFVLNFLQLDISGRLATQRFWNFDAQTIRPKVFWKDPLVGKWYGPDPVNLGTRACLCFPTGCRSAALAAGKIF, from the exons ATGGGACAAGGCAATAGCCGCCAGTTATTTGTACATATGttgaaaactatgttaaaagGTAGGGGAATTCATGTAAATAAGTTACAGCTAGAAAAGTTTTTACTATTTATAGAAGAGGTTTGTCCTTGGTttccagaggaaggaacagttagtctggaaacttggaaaaaagtaagaaaacaattGCAGACATATTATTCCTTACATGGTCCCAATCGTGTTCCTGtggatgctttttctttgtggACTCTCATAAGAGACTGCCTAGATCCTGAACATGAGGGACATAAAATTCAAACGGCTCTCAGGGATTCCACAAGACCCGAAGTTACAGAGCCTTCTGCCCCTCCACCTGAGCCGCTTTATGCTGTGCCTGAGGAAACAGCTTATAAGGCTGGAGGGAGTGATGATGTGTTAAGCTCTGATGAACAAAAAGAGTTAAATGAACAAGCGGCTCAGTACCATAGAGAGGATATGCCTTGGGAGATGATGGTTAACATGGAATCCCCCCCGAAAAAAGGGGAATTAAAGCATTCAGGGCTTTCTGAAGAATagctggagaatttaattcagaagattGTTATAACAGTAAAAAAGGATGCACAGAGAGactcccactccagccagcctgcgCCTCCAGCATATCCTCCCTCGGTTCTTGCTGGACTCGATCCACCTCCGCCTTTCGTAGAACCGCGAGAGCTTATATCTATCCCTGCTTCTTTGCCaggtaaaaacataaaaattaaaagtgagataTTATTATCTCCTCTTCAACAAGCAATTAAGAGAGctaataaagaaggaaaacatattCCCGGGTTTTCAGGAATCTATCCAGTGTTTGAAAATGCTCAACAGCAGAGGTATTATGAGCCGCTGCCCTTTAAGCAactgaaagagttaaaaatggCTTGTGCACAATATGGCCCGACTGCGCCTTTTACTCAGGCTATTATAGAGGCTTTAGGAAATCAAAATCTGTCACCTAATGATTGGAAACAGGTTGCTCGAGCTTGTTTATCTGGAGGAGATTATTTACTATGGAAATCTGAGTTTGCTGAGCAATGTGAGATCACAGCCGATATCAACCGGCGACAGGGACTGAACACCACTTATAAAATGATGGTGGGAGAAAGAGAATATCAAGACACTAATAGTCAACTTAATTATTTACCTGGAGTCTACCCTCAGATTAGTGCTGCGGCTCTACAAGCATGGAAAAAGCTTCCAAATTCTGATAAAAAGACTGAAGATTTATCTAAAATTCGCCAGGGGCCAGATGAGCCATATCAGGATTTTGTTGCCCGCCTGCTTGAGACAATTGGTAAAATGATAGGGGATGAGCAGGCGGAGATGGTGTTGACTAAACAGCTTGCTTATGAAAATGCCAATTCGGCTTGTCAAGCTGCCCTGAGACCTTACAGGAAAAAGGGAGGCTTATCTGACTATATACGGATTTGTGCTGATATCCGCCCTTCATACGTTCAAGGCATAACTTTGGCCGCGGCATTACAAGGAAAGACAGTCAAAGAAGTACTGTATCAACAACAAAAGCGGGATAAAACTAGTGGTCGGCTTCGAATCCCTGGCTCTGGCTGCTTTTCTTGTGGCCAGATGGGTCATCAGGCCGCCCACTGCCCGCAGAAGCAGGCCCGGAGACCTGCTCAAACTCCTAACCTTTGTCCTAGGTGTAAGAAAGACAGACACTGGGCAAGGGATTGCCGTTCTAAAACTGACTTACAGGGAAAGCCACTTCCTCCGGTCTCGGGAAACTGGGTAAggggccagccccaggccccgaAACAATGTTATGGGGCGATGCAAAATCTGACCAAATTGGAGACGCTTCAAGGCCAAAACGCAGAACTGTTACCGAGTTGTTCAGAACAACTGCAGAGAGTACAAGATTGGACCTCAgataaaattttgcaatttgcTCATTATCACCAATTTCTCTTCCCAAAAATCATTGTTTCTCAGCCCCTTGCCGACGCCCTAACTGTATTTACTGATGGCTCTTCTAATGGAATAGCTAGTTTGATTATACAGGACAATACTACCACCTGGCATACTAATTATAAGTCTGCTcaagaagtaaaactatttgcCGTTTTTCAGGCTTTATTACAAATTTCTGctccatttaatttatattctgacaGTCAATATATCATAAGAGCCTTAAACACTATTGAGACTGTTCCATTTATTGGTACCCTGAATTCTACTATCCAAACTCTTTTTCGTGATATACAACATTTAATTTGCTCCAGagttaataaatgctattttggtCATATTCGTGCTCACTCTGGACTTCCTGGACCTTTAACACGAGGCAATGCTTTGGCTGATGAAGCTACACGTATGATATTTCCTTCattgaaacaaatgacaaaaactTCCCACAGCTTACCCCATCAAAACAACAATAGCTTAAGACTTCAATTTGGCATTACTCGAAAAGCTGCCAGACAGATTGTTAAGCAATGTCAAACATGTCCTCAGTTTTTTAGCGTCCCCCACTATGGAGTTAATCCTCGAAGATTGTTGCCAAACGATATATGACAAATGGATGTTACCCATATTCCTGaatttggtaaacaaaaatttgttCATGTTACTATTGACACCTTCTCCGGCTTTTTACATGCCTCTTTACAATCCGGAGAAGCTAGCAAACATTGTATAGCTCATTGCATTAAATGTTTTGCTGTTATGGGAACccctaaaaccataaaaacagacaatggtccaggatacactggaaaaaattttcaattattttgtacaCAATTGTCTATCTCACATAAAACAGGTATCCCTTATAATCCTCAAGGTCAAGGAATTATTGAACGGGCACATCAAACTCTCAAACATCAATTGCAAAAACTAAAGAAGGGGGAATTGTATCCCAATACCCCCTCCAACTCTCTAAACCATGCtttatttgttctaaattttttacaattGGATATAAGTGGCCGTTTAGCAACACAGCGATTTTGGAACTTTGATGCACAAACAATAAGACCTAAAGTCTTTTGGAAAGACCCACTTGtgggaaaatggtatggaccagatCCAGTA AATCTGGGGACGAGGGCATGTTTGTGTTTTCCCACAGGATGCCGAAGCGCCGCGCTGGCTGCCGGAAAG ATATTTTAA